Proteins encoded together in one Neobacillus sp. FSL H8-0543 window:
- the mtnW gene encoding 2,3-diketo-5-methylthiopentyl-1-phosphate enolase has protein sequence MSELIATYLIHDEKNPEKKAEEISLGLTVGSWTNLPELEQSQLRKHKGRVVSVERISSEEEERSLLRIAYPAINFSNDIPAILTTVFGKLSLDGKIKLVDLEFEAELADQFPGPKFGIDGLRDRLGVYHRPLLMSIFKGVLGKDLDFLISQLKQQALGGVDFVKDDEILFENNLTPFEKRIIAGKSALKDVFEETGHRTLYAVNLTGRTSQLKDRARKATELGADLLLFNVFAYGLDVLQELREDDEIALPLMAHPAVSGALTASSHYGISHSLLLGKLLRYAGADLSLFPSPYGTVALDKPKALSISSELTKKSSFKQSFPVPSAGIHPGLVPLLIRDFGIDSVINAGGGIHGHPDGARGGALAFRQAIETNLQGKSLAEGALGFPELNKALQLWGNAEVTA, from the coding sequence ATGTCTGAATTGATTGCTACATACTTAATACACGATGAAAAAAATCCAGAAAAAAAGGCAGAGGAAATTTCTTTAGGATTGACCGTCGGTTCATGGACGAATTTGCCAGAACTTGAGCAAAGTCAATTACGGAAGCATAAAGGCCGAGTCGTTTCGGTTGAGCGAATATCCTCAGAGGAAGAGGAGAGGTCGCTTCTTCGAATCGCCTACCCAGCAATAAATTTTTCAAATGACATTCCAGCTATATTGACAACTGTTTTTGGAAAATTGTCATTGGATGGGAAAATAAAATTAGTAGACTTAGAATTTGAAGCTGAATTAGCTGATCAGTTTCCTGGTCCAAAATTCGGCATCGATGGACTTAGAGATAGATTGGGAGTTTATCACCGTCCTCTCTTAATGAGTATCTTCAAAGGAGTACTGGGGAAAGACCTTGACTTTTTAATCAGTCAGCTCAAACAGCAAGCCTTGGGAGGAGTAGACTTTGTAAAGGATGATGAGATTCTCTTTGAAAATAATCTCACTCCGTTTGAAAAAAGAATCATCGCAGGGAAAAGCGCATTAAAGGATGTGTTTGAAGAAACCGGGCACCGTACCCTATATGCAGTTAACCTAACAGGAAGAACCTCACAATTGAAGGATCGAGCAAGGAAAGCTACTGAGCTTGGCGCTGACCTCCTTTTGTTCAATGTCTTTGCCTATGGATTGGATGTCCTTCAGGAATTACGGGAGGACGATGAGATTGCGTTACCGTTAATGGCCCATCCAGCTGTCAGCGGCGCATTGACGGCTTCATCCCATTACGGAATCTCCCATTCCTTGTTACTGGGTAAGCTACTCCGCTATGCAGGTGCAGATTTGTCATTATTCCCATCACCTTATGGGACAGTGGCGCTAGATAAACCAAAGGCATTGTCGATTTCAAGTGAATTAACAAAAAAGTCTAGTTTCAAGCAATCTTTTCCCGTCCCTTCTGCTGGGATTCATCCTGGATTAGTGCCGTTATTAATCCGTGACTTTGGAATTGATTCGGTTATTAATGCCGGAGGAGGCATCCATGGCCATCCAGATGGTGCTCGCGGTGGTGCTCTCGCCTTCCGTCAGGCGATAGAAACCAATCTGCAAGGGAAATCCTTGGCAGAGGGGGCATTAGGTTTTCCCGAACTAAATAAGGCACTTCAATTATGGGGAAATGCGGAGGTGACAGCATAA
- a CDS encoding 2-hydroxy-3-keto-5-methylthiopentenyl-1-phosphate phosphatase, with translation MKKPVIYCDFDGTITDSDNIIAIMKKFAPPNWEVVKDQILTREISISEGVGRLFAELSSDKKQEITSFAIENARIRDGFPEFVEFARSEGIPLYIVSGGIDFFVYPILENYGPFDGVYCNQADFSGETIKILWPYECDSLCENNCGCCKPSIIRKLTKDADSFTIVIGDSVTDLEAAKLANFVLARDLLEEKCVEWGINHQGFKTFFDCIEAIKNRIEVKKLAW, from the coding sequence ATGAAGAAGCCAGTTATTTATTGTGACTTTGACGGTACGATTACGGATAGTGATAACATCATCGCTATCATGAAAAAATTCGCCCCTCCTAATTGGGAAGTAGTGAAGGACCAAATTCTAACCCGCGAAATTTCAATAAGCGAAGGAGTCGGGAGATTATTTGCGGAATTATCAAGTGATAAAAAACAGGAAATCACCTCATTTGCAATAGAAAATGCAAGGATTCGAGACGGTTTTCCTGAATTTGTTGAATTTGCTCGTTCTGAAGGCATTCCACTTTATATTGTTAGTGGTGGAATTGATTTCTTTGTTTATCCCATCCTTGAAAATTATGGACCTTTTGATGGTGTCTATTGCAATCAAGCAGATTTTTCAGGAGAAACCATAAAGATTCTATGGCCATATGAATGCGATTCTTTATGTGAAAATAACTGCGGTTGCTGTAAACCGAGTATCATACGCAAACTGACAAAGGATGCGGACAGTTTTACCATTGTCATTGGTGATTCCGTAACGGATCTAGAGGCAGCAAAACTAGCAAACTTTGTACTTGCAAGGGATTTGCTTGAGGAAAAGTGTGTGGAATGGGGGATCAACCACCAGGGATTTAAAACCTTCTTTGATTGTATAGAAGCAATAAAAAATAGAATTGAGGTGAAGAAGCTAGCATGGTAA
- the mtnK gene encoding S-methyl-5-thioribose kinase, with product MSLLKNQTYQPLTEASALALAKSLNILPENAELTCTEIGDGNLNLVFHIIDNKQRKGLIIKQALPYAKVVGESWPLTVKRAKIEADALKVFGHITPDFVPEVYYTDDVLAITVMEDLSHLSIARTGFINGETYPLISKHLGEFLAKTLFYTSDYAIGPSLKKEQVQRFINPELCKITEDLIFTDPFFDAETNDFEESLRPAVEKLWQDQDLKFHVTVLKKSFLSEAEVLLHGDLHTGSIFACESQTKVIDPEFAFYGPAGFDIGQVFANLAFQLIANQEKETLIIQHIETFWNIFKEQYTRLWKTENKEEFAGTNTFLNFILSKYFEDAVGFAGCELIRRTIGLAHVADLDQIPNQQSRLTAKQKSLELGKVLIKKRTEINTLEKLVEAVRNN from the coding sequence ATGAGTCTATTAAAGAACCAAACATACCAGCCATTAACAGAAGCAAGTGCGTTGGCATTAGCAAAAAGCTTAAATATTTTACCTGAGAATGCAGAGCTTACTTGTACTGAAATTGGTGACGGAAATCTTAATCTTGTTTTCCATATCATTGATAACAAGCAAAGGAAAGGGCTTATTATTAAACAGGCACTTCCCTATGCAAAGGTTGTTGGCGAAAGCTGGCCGCTTACAGTCAAAAGAGCCAAAATTGAAGCAGATGCATTAAAGGTCTTTGGCCATATTACCCCAGATTTCGTACCGGAAGTATATTATACAGATGATGTTCTGGCGATTACGGTCATGGAGGACCTTTCTCATCTTTCCATCGCCAGAACCGGCTTTATTAACGGGGAGACCTATCCGTTAATTTCTAAGCATCTTGGCGAATTTTTAGCAAAAACATTATTTTATACTTCTGATTATGCCATCGGGCCATCGCTAAAAAAGGAACAGGTTCAAAGGTTTATCAATCCTGAGCTATGCAAAATTACCGAGGACTTAATCTTTACTGATCCTTTTTTCGATGCAGAAACAAATGACTTTGAGGAGAGCTTGCGTCCTGCTGTTGAAAAATTATGGCAAGATCAAGATCTAAAGTTTCATGTGACTGTATTGAAAAAAAGCTTCTTATCGGAGGCAGAGGTACTTCTTCACGGTGACTTGCACACCGGAAGTATTTTTGCCTGCGAGTCCCAAACAAAGGTTATTGATCCGGAATTCGCCTTTTATGGGCCAGCTGGCTTCGATATCGGCCAAGTATTTGCGAATCTTGCCTTTCAGTTAATTGCAAATCAAGAGAAGGAAACGTTGATTATCCAGCATATTGAAACGTTCTGGAATATTTTTAAAGAACAATATACTCGCTTATGGAAGACAGAAAATAAAGAGGAGTTCGCAGGTACAAATACCTTTTTAAACTTTATATTATCGAAATATTTTGAGGATGCTGTTGGATTTGCTGGTTGCGAGTTAATCCGCAGAACCATTGGTCTTGCCCACGTAGCCGATTTAGATCAAATACCAAACCAACAATCACGTCTTACCGCCAAACAGAAATCACTAGAGCTAGGAAAAGTCCTAATAAAAAAGAGAACTGAAATTAATACATTAGAGAAGCTTGTCGAAGCCGTTAGAAATAATTAA
- a CDS encoding aspartyl-phosphate phosphatase Spo0E family protein — protein sequence MHENEPSEMLEAIKSKRESMINCANKKGFTCEETIKYSQELDLLINEYQKVTMHSNEEVKFAFNKMIMIWPKVCL from the coding sequence ATGCATGAGAACGAACCTTCTGAGATGCTAGAAGCGATAAAGTCAAAAAGAGAATCAATGATCAATTGTGCGAACAAAAAAGGTTTTACTTGTGAGGAAACAATAAAATATAGTCAGGAACTTGATTTATTAATTAACGAATACCAAAAAGTAACCATGCATTCGAATGAAGAAGTGAAATTTGCCTTTAACAAAATGATTATGATTTGGCCAAAGGTTTGTCTGTGA
- a CDS encoding cupin domain-containing protein encodes MAYITFQSREEQIHNQEEVESFLNSQEVIYEKWDITRLPQDLVEKYSLSDEEKEEILRSFAGEIADISERRGYKAQDVISLSENTPNLDVLLTNFKNEHHHTDDEVRFIVSGHGVFVIQGKDGEFFEVHLVPGDLISVPENIRHYFTLEEDRKVVAIRIFVTTEGWVPIYEKQEISL; translated from the coding sequence ATGGCATACATTACATTTCAAAGCAGAGAAGAACAAATTCATAATCAAGAGGAAGTAGAAAGCTTTCTAAACAGTCAAGAAGTGATCTACGAAAAATGGGATATCACAAGGCTTCCTCAGGATTTAGTTGAAAAGTATTCTTTAAGTGATGAGGAAAAAGAAGAGATCCTTCGTTCCTTTGCGGGTGAAATCGCAGATATTTCCGAACGCAGAGGCTATAAAGCCCAAGATGTGATTTCCTTATCTGAAAATACACCCAATCTAGATGTATTGCTGACAAATTTTAAAAATGAGCATCATCATACAGATGATGAAGTCCGATTCATTGTTAGTGGTCATGGTGTGTTTGTCATACAAGGAAAAGATGGTGAGTTTTTTGAGGTCCATCTAGTACCTGGTGATTTAATATCTGTACCGGAAAATATAAGACACTATTTTACCCTAGAAGAAGACAGAAAAGTTGTAGCTATTCGGATTTTTGTTACGACGGAGGGATGGGTACCAATTTACGAAAAACAAGAAATAAGTCTATAA
- a CDS encoding ATP-binding protein → MNQKVVLHLAQDHDKNYINKRELQESERKYSRIFELSMDGLILWNDDYRIVDINSMASKMLGMTKDKLMGHAILDLFESHRENQQEIIRHIEQVIHCGDFVSSIKIETKDGIEKYFDVSTKRGMVDGINFTIIKDVTEAAKMQEQLRNSDRLNVIGELAAGIAHEIRNPMTALKGFIQLLEGSIKSEHAMYYEVITSELARIDSIINEFLILSKPKVIRFQEINVNQIMKETLDLLSAQAVLYNVQFTANYESHLPYLYCEPNQLKKVFINIIKNAIEGMPEGGEITITLKKDEKNQIIISIQDEGIGMPKDKLKKLGEPFYTTKERGTGLGLMVSFKIIDEHKGNIKVESEEGKGTTFHLTLPLGLDRLIV, encoded by the coding sequence ATGAATCAAAAAGTTGTATTGCATCTAGCGCAAGATCACGATAAAAATTATATAAATAAGAGAGAATTACAAGAAAGTGAAAGAAAGTATAGTCGGATATTTGAGCTTTCGATGGATGGTTTAATCTTATGGAATGATGATTATCGTATTGTGGATATTAATAGCATGGCTTCAAAAATGTTAGGTATGACAAAAGATAAGTTAATGGGTCACGCGATACTTGACTTGTTTGAGTCTCATAGAGAGAACCAGCAAGAAATAATTCGACATATTGAACAAGTAATTCATTGTGGAGACTTTGTTTCATCAATAAAAATTGAAACAAAGGATGGGATTGAAAAGTATTTTGATGTATCTACCAAAAGAGGCATGGTAGATGGCATAAATTTCACCATTATTAAGGATGTTACTGAGGCTGCTAAAATGCAGGAACAACTAAGAAATTCTGACCGATTGAATGTAATTGGTGAACTAGCTGCAGGGATTGCTCATGAAATTCGTAATCCGATGACAGCATTAAAAGGTTTTATTCAGCTGCTGGAAGGAAGCATAAAATCTGAACATGCCATGTATTATGAGGTAATTACCTCAGAATTAGCGAGAATTGACTCCATCATCAATGAATTTTTAATTTTGTCAAAACCAAAGGTAATTAGATTTCAAGAAATAAATGTAAATCAGATTATGAAGGAAACGCTGGATTTACTTAGTGCACAGGCAGTACTTTATAATGTTCAATTTACCGCAAACTATGAATCTCATTTACCGTATCTTTATTGTGAACCAAACCAGCTAAAAAAGGTATTTATCAATATAATAAAAAATGCCATTGAAGGTATGCCTGAAGGTGGAGAGATAACGATCACTCTAAAAAAGGATGAAAAAAATCAAATTATTATTTCTATTCAAGATGAAGGGATCGGGATGCCCAAGGATAAACTAAAAAAGCTTGGAGAACCGTTCTATACTACAAAAGAACGCGGCACTGGCCTCGGCTTAATGGTGAGCTTTAAAATTATTGATGAACATAAAGGCAATATTAAAGTTGAAAGTGAGGAAGGAAAAGGAACGACTTTCCATCTAACCTTGCCATTAGGACTTGATAGACTAATTGTCTAA
- a CDS encoding pyridoxal phosphate-dependent aminotransferase, which translates to MKQFQPSELLNSLPKQFFASLVKKVGQFVDEGHDVINLGQGNPDQPTPEHIVRSIQEAAAKPVNHKYSPFQGQRYLKQAAADFYQREYGVTIDPNSEVAILFGGKAGLVEIPQCLLNPGDTMLVPDPGYPDYWSGVALAKAEMVTMPLREQNNFLPDFKELNLETLEKAKLMYLNYPNNPTGATATKEFFEETVLLANQNDICVVHDFAYGAIGFDGERPLSFLQVKGAKEVGIEIYTLSKTYNMAGWRVGFAIGNASVISAIELLQDHMYVSLFGAVQEAAATALTESQECVHELNDLYERRRNVLIDGLQGLGWQVTAPKGSFFAWLKVPAGLTSEQFADILLEQAHIMVAPGIGFGEFGEGFVRVGLLSSEERLEEAVRRISKLEIFKK; encoded by the coding sequence ATGAAACAATTCCAGCCATCGGAATTATTAAATAGTTTACCAAAACAATTTTTTGCCTCATTAGTAAAAAAGGTAGGACAGTTTGTGGATGAGGGTCATGATGTGATAAATCTTGGACAAGGTAATCCCGATCAGCCGACACCTGAACATATCGTTAGAAGTATTCAGGAAGCTGCAGCTAAACCTGTTAACCATAAATATTCTCCTTTTCAAGGGCAGAGGTACTTAAAACAAGCCGCAGCTGACTTTTATCAGCGTGAATATGGTGTAACGATTGATCCCAATTCAGAGGTCGCCATTTTGTTTGGGGGTAAGGCAGGCTTGGTAGAAATACCACAGTGTTTGTTAAATCCTGGTGATACGATGCTCGTACCGGATCCAGGTTATCCAGATTATTGGTCAGGGGTTGCCCTGGCGAAAGCGGAGATGGTAACCATGCCGTTACGAGAGCAAAATAATTTTCTACCAGACTTTAAAGAACTAAATTTAGAGACACTGGAAAAGGCAAAGTTAATGTATCTCAATTATCCAAATAACCCTACAGGGGCAACAGCAACGAAGGAATTCTTTGAGGAAACTGTTCTTCTTGCTAACCAAAATGATATATGTGTCGTCCATGATTTTGCTTATGGTGCCATTGGTTTTGATGGTGAAAGACCACTAAGCTTTTTACAGGTTAAAGGGGCAAAAGAGGTGGGGATTGAAATTTATACCTTATCTAAAACCTACAATATGGCAGGCTGGCGCGTTGGTTTTGCTATTGGCAACGCAAGTGTGATATCAGCAATTGAACTACTTCAAGATCATATGTATGTTAGTTTGTTTGGAGCGGTACAAGAGGCAGCCGCAACAGCGTTAACAGAGTCACAAGAGTGTGTTCACGAATTGAATGACCTTTATGAGCGGAGGAGGAATGTGTTGATTGATGGCCTTCAGGGTCTCGGTTGGCAGGTAACCGCACCAAAAGGTTCATTTTTTGCCTGGTTGAAGGTTCCAGCTGGGTTAACATCAGAGCAGTTCGCTGATATTCTTTTGGAGCAAGCTCATATTATGGTGGCTCCGGGGATTGGATTTGGTGAGTTTGGTGAAGGGTTTGTCCGAGTAGGCTTGCTATCGTCAGAGGAACGTTTAGAGGAAGCTGTAAGAAGAATAAGTAAGTTAGAAATTTTTAAAAAATAG
- a CDS encoding ZIP family metal transporter: protein MIEVILGSVLSALSTGAGALIILFINQSVTHRWRDILLAFSAGIMMAASTIGLIPEALRLGGFVSLAIGVTLGVMALTLLEKNIPHLDLEHNQYGLKFDEKSLLIISAITLHNIPEGLSVGVSYASESGDTGNLIALAIGVQNAPEGLLVALFLINQKISKFKAFILATLTGAIEIVTSLIGYSLTSFVKGLVPYGLSFASGAMLFIIYKELIPESHGDGNERVSTYAFIIGLLVMIFLIDLF from the coding sequence ATGATTGAAGTAATTCTTGGTAGTGTATTGTCTGCTTTATCAACAGGTGCAGGGGCATTAATTATTCTTTTCATTAATCAATCCGTCACACACCGTTGGAGAGATATATTATTGGCCTTTAGCGCAGGAATCATGATGGCTGCCTCAACTATTGGTCTTATACCTGAGGCGCTGAGGCTTGGCGGCTTTGTTTCATTGGCAATAGGAGTAACCTTAGGAGTAATGGCATTAACTCTTCTTGAGAAAAATATACCACATCTCGATTTAGAGCATAATCAGTATGGATTAAAATTTGATGAAAAATCATTGTTAATTATTTCAGCAATCACACTGCATAATATTCCTGAGGGCTTATCTGTAGGGGTTAGTTATGCTTCAGAATCAGGTGATACTGGAAACTTAATTGCGCTTGCCATCGGTGTCCAAAATGCGCCTGAAGGCCTTCTTGTTGCACTTTTTTTGATTAATCAAAAGATAAGTAAATTTAAGGCCTTCATATTGGCTACGTTAACGGGAGCAATTGAAATTGTTACTTCGCTAATTGGTTATTCTTTGACATCATTTGTAAAGGGGCTTGTCCCATATGGGCTTTCTTTTGCTTCGGGTGCGATGTTATTTATTATTTATAAAGAATTAATTCCAGAAAGCCATGGCGATGGCAATGAGCGAGTTTCTACTTATGCTTTTATTATCGGACTATTAGTGATGATATTCTTGATCGATCTCTTTTAG
- a CDS encoding methylthioribulose 1-phosphate dehydratase has translation MVTEKWRELADVKDELAQRDWFMGTSGNLAIKVSDNPLQFLVTASGKDKRKRTEEDFLLVDEFGRAVEETHLKPSAETLLHVEIYRKTQAACSLHVHTIDNNVISEVYGDQGEVTFKGQELIKAFGMWEEDAILKIPIIKNFAHIPTLAHEFSEHICGDSGAVLIRNHGITVWGRNAFEAKKILEASEFLFRYQLRLIEHKPYQLFKVV, from the coding sequence ATGGTAACAGAAAAATGGAGGGAATTAGCAGATGTAAAGGATGAACTTGCACAGAGGGATTGGTTTATGGGCACAAGTGGGAACCTTGCCATTAAGGTTAGTGATAATCCGCTGCAATTCCTAGTTACTGCCAGTGGGAAAGATAAGCGTAAACGTACGGAGGAGGACTTTTTGTTAGTTGATGAATTCGGGCGTGCAGTGGAAGAAACTCATTTGAAGCCTTCAGCTGAAACACTTCTTCACGTTGAAATTTACCGTAAAACGCAAGCTGCTTGTAGCCTTCATGTGCATACAATTGACAATAATGTCATTTCCGAGGTCTATGGTGATCAAGGTGAAGTAACATTTAAAGGACAAGAATTAATTAAGGCATTTGGTATGTGGGAAGAAGACGCAATATTAAAAATTCCGATTATCAAAAACTTTGCTCATATTCCAACGCTTGCGCATGAGTTTTCTGAGCATATTTGTGGGGATTCTGGTGCGGTTTTAATCCGAAATCACGGTATTACCGTATGGGGGAGAAATGCATTTGAAGCAAAGAAAATTCTCGAAGCCTCTGAATTTTTATTTCGTTATCAACTACGATTAATAGAGCATAAACCATATCAACTGTTTAAGGTTGTTTAA
- a CDS encoding carbon-nitrogen family hydrolase codes for MKFTIACIQMDIAFGDSSKNYQLAEKLIEQAVIEKPDIIVLPELWTTGYDLTRLDTIADKNALETIKFLKKAAKKYHVHMVGGSVANRVDTGVMNTLLIINKEGKLVHEYNKLHLFKLMDEHLHLKAGTEKGLFKLADCQFAGVICYDIRFPEWIRSHTAQGAEALFVVAEWPAPRLAHWRALLIARAIENQCYVIACNRSGADPNNEFAGHSMIIDPWGEVIAEAGKNEEILTAVVDLGLVKDIRKQIPVFTDRKPEYYN; via the coding sequence ATGAAATTTACAATTGCATGTATTCAAATGGATATTGCCTTTGGTGATTCTAGTAAAAACTATCAATTGGCAGAAAAACTAATTGAACAGGCTGTTATCGAAAAGCCTGATATTATTGTTTTGCCAGAATTATGGACAACAGGTTATGATTTAACACGCCTTGATACCATAGCAGACAAGAATGCTCTGGAAACGATTAAATTTCTAAAGAAGGCAGCAAAGAAATACCATGTGCATATGGTTGGAGGTTCCGTCGCAAATCGTGTGGATACTGGTGTAATGAATACCTTGCTGATTATCAATAAAGAGGGGAAGCTAGTACATGAATATAATAAACTTCACCTTTTCAAACTAATGGATGAACATTTGCATTTGAAAGCTGGGACTGAAAAAGGCTTATTTAAACTTGCAGATTGTCAGTTTGCAGGTGTCATATGCTATGATATCCGCTTCCCAGAATGGATCCGCTCCCATACCGCCCAGGGAGCAGAGGCTTTATTTGTTGTTGCCGAGTGGCCTGCCCCTCGATTAGCACACTGGAGGGCTTTACTAATAGCAAGAGCGATTGAAAATCAATGTTATGTTATTGCCTGCAATCGTTCAGGAGCTGACCCTAACAACGAGTTTGCCGGTCACTCGATGATTATCGACCCATGGGGCGAGGTTATAGCAGAGGCAGGTAAGAATGAGGAAATCCTAACAGCAGTGGTTGATTTGGGCCTAGTGAAGGATATTCGCAAACAAATTCCGGTTTTTACAGATCGAAAACCAGAATATTATAATTAA
- a CDS encoding electron transfer flavoprotein subunit beta/FixA family protein, translated as MHIVVCVKQVPDTKIIKINPKTNTLDRRSAPAILNPYDAHAVQAAVKIKEKIGGSISVLSMGPPQATAVIKKSVEIGADKGYLISDRAFAGADTLATSYALSKALERINKECPVDLVICGKHAIDGDTGQVGPGIARRMDIPPVTNVIDVSEVNLEEKTVLIKRKLSNGYELIQAELPCLLTVEKEINDIEYSPMTNMIKAARYEPVIWAVSDLEDVDKTQLGLKGSPTIVGKMFTPPRAEGGKKIEGSADEQVKQLMEILLENRDVLTIQSTNQ; from the coding sequence ATGCACATTGTCGTATGTGTCAAACAAGTACCAGATACAAAAATCATAAAAATTAATCCTAAGACAAACACACTAGACCGCCGCAGCGCACCAGCCATTTTAAACCCTTACGATGCACATGCCGTACAGGCAGCCGTGAAAATTAAAGAAAAAATTGGTGGTTCAATTTCCGTTTTGTCGATGGGTCCGCCACAAGCAACGGCTGTCATTAAGAAAAGTGTTGAAATTGGTGCAGATAAGGGATATTTGATTTCTGACAGAGCCTTTGCTGGAGCAGATACACTGGCAACAAGCTATGCGTTATCGAAAGCATTAGAAAGAATAAATAAGGAATGTCCTGTAGATTTAGTTATTTGCGGAAAACATGCGATTGATGGGGACACTGGTCAGGTTGGACCCGGCATTGCCAGAAGGATGGATATTCCTCCAGTCACAAATGTGATTGATGTTTCTGAAGTCAATTTAGAAGAGAAAACTGTATTAATCAAACGTAAATTGTCAAATGGTTATGAACTTATCCAAGCTGAATTACCATGCCTGTTAACGGTTGAAAAAGAGATAAATGATATCGAATACTCACCAATGACAAATATGATAAAAGCTGCACGCTATGAGCCAGTAATCTGGGCAGTTAGTGATTTAGAGGATGTTGATAAAACACAGCTTGGGCTTAAAGGTTCACCGACGATTGTCGGAAAAATGTTTACACCTCCAAGGGCAGAAGGCGGAAAAAAAATCGAGGGATCTGCTGACGAGCAAGTAAAACAGCTCATGGAAATCTTATTGGAGAATAGAGACGTATTAACGATTCAATCAACGAATCAATAA